In Beggiatoa leptomitoformis, the genomic window TGATTAGAAGAAATTTTTTTCAGTAAAAACTAACATTATCAGATAATAGCACAGTTATGACACAAACACCTTTAGTGAAAAAAGATTCTATAGAATTAATAAATGCACTTGATCATTTTAAAACAACGTTAGATATGACGTTAGATTGTGTTTTTATGTTTCATTTGCATAGCTTTTTACTTTTTTATGTTAATCAAGGTGCTGTAAAATTATTAGGGTATAGTCAAACAGAATTATTACAAAAAACGGTTTTGGAGATTCAGCCGCTTATTAAGCATGAAAAGTTTGATGCACAAATTAAATTGTTATTAGAGGGACAGCAACCAACCTTGAAGTTTGAAACTTGTTATCAGCATAAGCAAGGGTTTCTTATTCCTGTTGAAGTTTTTATCCAGTTTATTCAAATTGATAGTGAAGATGGTCGATTTGTTGCAATTATCCGTGATATTACAGAGCGTAAACAAATCGAGGATAGTTTAGAAAAAGCCTTAGAATCAGCAGAACAAGCACGTTTAGAAGCAGAGAAAGCCAATCGCAGTCGTAGTGCTTTTTTAGCAAATATGAGCCATGAAATTCGTACCCCCTTAAATGTTATTCTTGGGTTCGCCGAGTTATTACATGGGCAAACACAGGACTTACACCACAAAGAATATTTGGCGGCTATTCAGGCAAGTGGTCATTCGTTAATGCGTTTATTGAATGATATTTTGGATTTGTCAAAAGTTGAAGCGGGTAGAATGGTATTGGAATATACCATGTTGAATCCATTGACCGTTTTTTATGATATAGGTAATATTTTTTCCGAAAAAATTAAGGATAAAGGTTTAGAACTCATTATTGAACCTTCACCTGCTTTACCGCCTTATTTAATGTTAGATGAGGTTCGTTTACGCCAGATTTTACTCAATTTGGTTGGGAATGCGGTTAAATTTACGCATCATGGATACATTAAAATCAAAATAGGTTGTGCCGACTTTCTAAGTGATGCGCAAAAAACGACAGTAACGTTGTTATTTTCTGTAGAAGATACAGGCATCGGAATTCCATCAACGCAGTTGGAAAATATTTTTGCGGTTTTTGAACAATATACAGAACAAAATCCACAATATGGTGGTTCTGGATTAGGTTTAACGATTACTAAGCGATTAGTTGAGATGATGGGGGGACGCATTTGGGCAAGTAGTAACGTTAATCAAGGCAGTGTTTTTACTGTCGCTATTGAACATTTGACAGTTGCATTAGTACATAAATCGTTAGCTGTTGAAATAGAAAATAAAAAAACCATTGATATAAATACAATTTGTTTCGATAATCAGCGGATTTTATTGGTGGATGATGTTAAATTTAATCGGGATTTAATCAAGATTTTTTTAAAAGAGACGCAAGTTCATTTTTTAGAAGCCAATAACGGTCAGGAGGCCATTGAACAAGCCCGCCGTTACCAACCCGATTTAATTTTAATGGATATTGTTATGCCAATAATGGATGGACATAGTGCAGCCCGTATTTTAAAAGAAGACGCACGTTGTGCAGGTATTCCCATTATTGCTGTAACCATTTCAGTGGTTGAAAATGAGGAATTGACGCTACAAACATTATATGACGGCTTTTTGAAAAAACCATTGCATAAAAATATGTTATTACTGGAACTTATCAAATTACTTCCTTACACTTTAAACACGCGGATACCCAAAAAAAACGACCTACCTGCTACATCAGTATCTCAATCATCAGAAACCAATTTACCATCAGCCTCTCCGAATTTGTCCGCCTTGCTCCAAACATTACGAGAAGCTAAAGTGGAATGGGATGAAATCAATAACACGTTAATCATTAATAATATTGAGGAGTTTGCAAATAGAATGCAACAATTAGGGCAACAATACGCATATATTGCCTTGATTGAATGGGGTAAATCCTTAGAGCCTGTCATCAAATAAGAAGGGTTAAAGGTTCAAGCTAAAAGAATCAAGGTAGAAGCCAAATAAACCCCACTTAAGAAATTCCTAGCGCGTTTATCATATCGTGTAGCTATTGCACGATATTGCTTTAATTTACCAAAGAAATGCTCGATTAAATAACGTGCCTTATAAAGAGCTTTATCATAATCAGGTGGATTTAAACGATTTTTCCTGAACGGAATCACAGGTTCTATGCCTTGCTGTTTTAAAACATCTCTAACCCGTTCATCTGCATCATAAGCCTTATCAGCCAATAAAGCGTTTGCCTTTATCTGAGGAATAAGAGCATCAGCCCCTTCAAGGTCGCTTGCCTGTCCCGCAGTCAAAAAAAAAGGGTCGGATTGCCCAGTGCGTCAACAACGGAGTTAATCTTGGTACTTAAACCCCCTGCGCTACGTCCAATGGCTTCATCTGCGCCACCACCACTACTATGTTGATGCGCTCTAACTATTGTGCTGTCTATCATGGCATATTCATTATCGGCATCGGCACTTAGTATCTTGAAAACACGTTCCCAGACACCTTTCTTAGACCAACGACTGAAGCGGGTATGGACGACACGGAAATCACCAAAGCGTTCGGGGAGGTCGCGCCAAGGAATGCCACTGCGATAACGGAATAGAACAGCATCAATAAACAAGCGGTTATCTTTAGCCGTCATCCCGACATGTCCTTTACGCCCAGGGAGTAGCGGTTCTAGTTTTGACCATTGTTCATCGGTTAAGGCATAGCGACGACTCATTGTTTTATCCTTGGCGATATCTGGGTATATGATTATAATATAACATTTTTTACTATTTGATGACACGCCCTAGCATCGCAAGCCGCAATGTTTGAAATTCAAGCCTTGTCAGCAACATTACAAACTTTCCCAACACTTATTGATGAAATAGAACGGCTATATCGCTAATCCATTTATTAAAAAGCATTAAAGATATTTATTCATTTGGCTTTACAAAAAAGATGATAATGATTATTATTAATACCTAAGTTATCAGGTAACTATTATCTTCAAAGATTAATGGTTTCACACTAAAAACTTATTAATCATATTAAGTTGTTATAGAGATACAGGTATGAAATACGCGAGTGATATGGCAAAAAGTAGTTTACTAATTGGAACGGTCATTCTGTTGCATATACTCGCAATATGGCAATTATGGGCGCATGGCGTTGCGGCAACAGTAATACCGCCTACTCCTCCAACAATCATGCAAGTGAGTTTAACAACGCTTGTTCAAGAACAACCTGTTCCAAAACCCGAAGCTGTTGTAACGCCACCACAGCCCACTATACCAACGCCTGTTATAGAGAAAGTTGTTGAAAAACCACGTACACCTGAAAAAAAAATCATAGAAAAACCGCGTCGTGTTAAAAAAATTGAAAAACCAAGAAAAATTACCCCAAAACCTGTAGAAGTTACCCCCCCCACACCACCCATTGAAAAAACGATTGAAATACCTGTACAAGTGGCTAATTCTCCTGCTAAAGAGATACCCAAAACAGCAACACCTTCTGTTAGCACACCTACTAAAACAAAAACAGATACACCAACGACATCAACACCGACAAGCCAACCTGTTTTCAATGCGGCTTATTTAAATAATCCTGCGCCTGTTTACCCCTTATTATCTAAACGACGTGGTGAACAAGGGAAAGTCAGATTGCGTGTTAATGTCAATGCTGAGGGGCGAGCTGAAAAACTGGAAGTTGCTATTTCTAGCGGTTATGAGCAATTAGACCAAGCAGCATTAGTAACAGTAAAACAATGGCGATTTGTGCCTGCTAAACGCGGGACAGAAGCTGTCAGTGCGTGGGTTATCGTGCCTATTAATTTTCAACTAGAGGGGTAATTTATAATGCAAACATCACACTTTGGTATTGATGGTTTTTTACTACATGTCGCGGAAAATCCGTTAGCACTAACAATCGGCGTGATTTTACTGTTTATGTCATTACTTTCATGGTACTTACTATTTAGTAAAACGATTACGTTAATATTTATCAAAGCACGCACCCGTCGTTTTCGCCGACAGTTTGAAAAAGTTGATTCTTTACAAGCATTAAATAAAATATTACGTCAAGAAATCACACACGATCCTTTCTCGCGTCTGACATTGCACGGTATTCAAGCTGCAGTACATCATGAAAGAATCGCCCCTAATCGTGCAAACTTGATTTGTTCGCACAGCGAGTTTATTACACGGGCAATGCGGCGGATTATTAATAAGGAAACTGAATCGTTAAAAGCTGGCTTGAGTATTTTGGCAAGTATTGCCAGTACCGCGCCATTTATTGGTTTATTAGGAACTGTTTTAGGTATTTATGGTGCTTTAATGCAAATTAGTTCTGCGGGTTCAGCTTCCTTAGAAACGGTTGCCGCACCTGTTGGAGAAGCCTTGATTATGACCGCCATTGGTTTAGCCGTTGCGATTCCAGCGGTTTTAGGCTATAACGCCCTAGTACGCGGTTATCAAGCCTATTTTAGCGAGTTAGATGCTTTTGCGCATGATTTATATGCCTATTTAAATACAGGCGATAAGGTCATGCAGCAATTAGGCGCATTACCACCACAACCATTAACTTTACAAGAGGCAGCATAAAATGGCATTTGGTAATTTTGATGATCAAAGTGAAGATAAAACGATGGCGGAAATTAATATTATTCCCTTAGTTGATGTGATGCTGGTCTTATTGATTTTATTCATTGTAACCGCGCCATTGCTAACACCGCACGCATTCCAACTAGAACTTCCTAAGGCAAGCACTGAGCCTGTTAAGGAACAGCCCAAGATGGTTGCCATTACTTTTGATGCGGCAGGGGATTTATTTTGGGAAAAAGAGAAAGTTAATATTGAACAATTAACGCAGTATTTGCACAAAGCGGCCTTACAAACACCAGAACCTTCGCTGCAATTACAAGCCGATAAAAGCACACCGTATGAAAAAATTGCGCTGTTATTATCCGCCATTCATGAAGCAGGTTTAAACCAAGTTGGCTTTGTGACCGAACCTAACCAGACAACTACGCCTTAACACACCAGATGAGGGCGAATCAACTCGCCCCATGTTAGAACCGTTACTAATCGTCAGAGTAACCTAATTGACGCAAAGCACGATCATCATCATGCCAGCCTTGTTTGACCTTAACCCACAGTTGCAAGAAGACTTTCTGCGCTAACATCACCTCGATATCTTTGCGTGCTTCTTCTCCCACTTTTTTCAAAACATGCCCTTGTTTACCAATAACAATCGCTTTTTGTCCTTCTCGTTCAACCCAAATAATCGCGCTAATATGGGTAAGTTTCTCTTCTTCGGCAAAGTGTTCAATCTGCACACTCAATCGATAAGGTAATTCAGCCCCTAAACGTCGAACCAATTTTTCACGTATCATTTCTGCTACGAAAAAACGTTCGCTCCGATCAGTAACTTGGTCTGCAGGAAATAAGGGAGGACTTAATGGCAATTGTACGATAATTTTTTCTTCTAATTCGGTTAAATTAACGCCCCGCAATGCTGATAAAGGAAAAACCTCTAAAAAGTCGCGCTTTTGCGTAATTTCTTCTAAATAAGGTAATAATGATTCCTTATTTGCCACCTTATCAACTTTATTCACGCCAAGAATAACGGGTAATGTCGTACTTTCCAAAATATTCAAGACATGTGCGTCTTCTTCTGTCCATACCAACGCCTCCACCAACCAAACAATCAAATCCACGCCATCTAAACTGCCTAATGCCGTGCGATTTAAATAACGATTCATCGCCGTATGCTTATCCTGATGAATACCGGGCGTATCAACATAAACGATTTGCGCATTTTCTTCTGTTTTAATGCCCAACAAACGATGGCGTGTCGTTTGAGGTTTACGCGAAGTAATGCTAATTTTTTGTGCAAGTAAGTGATTTAATAAAGTTGATTTCCCTACATTAGGGCGACCAACGATTGCTACATACCCACAACGATAATTGTCAGTTTCCATGTAAAATATTAAGTGCCTTGTGTGCTGCCGCTTGTTCTGCCCGCCGCCGACTATCACCTGTGCCATACGCGGGAACTGCTAATCCATCAATCATACATTCCACTTCAAAATGTTGGGTAGGTGGATCACCCTGTATAGTGAGTACACGATAAATAGGCAACGGTCGTTGTTGTGCCTGTAAATATTCTTGTAAACACGTTTTAGGGTCTTTGTTGATTTTGTGTGGCGATAGGTTGTCTAACCGTGTCTGTAATAGCCGTAAAACAACCTGTCGACAAGTATTCATATCACTATCTAAGTACACAGCACCAAAAACTGCTTCCAGTGCGTCTGCTAAAATAGAAGGTCTGCGCCAACCACCACTTTTTAATTCTCCCCCCCCTAATTGCAAATAATCGCCCAGATTCATCTGTTGCGCAATTTCTGCAAGGGTTTCTTCTCTAACGAGTGTTGCACGTGAACGGGTTAACTCTCCCTCACTGGCTGTTGGAAAACGTTCAAATAAGGCTTCGGCGGCGATGTAGTTGAGTAACGAGTCGCCCAGAAACTCCAGACGCTCGTTATTTTGACTACTTGCACTACGGTGTGTCAGTGCCATAGTCAGGTAAGTTTCTTGTCTAAACAGATAGTTTAAGACTTTATATAAAGCTGAATAGTCCGTCTTCAAGGTTCAATGGTATGTTCGTAGTCGTATAAAAAATAAAACTTGTCAAAAAGAGGTTCTCGAGCTTGATAAGGCACGGTAATCCGCATCCCTTTCGGTACCCGTTCAAAAATTACCGCATCTTGTACTTCTTTGTTGTAAAGGCGGTTAATGCCATCAATTTCCAATCGCTTAGTAACTTGTTTAAAAAACTCAGGTTTTGTGATACTGGCAAAATCAGGTTGTGAGCGAACACTTTCTAACGCCATGGTTATTTTTTTACCTTCCAAATACAAAGGAACCAATTTTAAGCCAACCCATGCGATAGTACCTAAGACGGCTAATAAAAATAACAGACTCCACATCCCCATGCCTTGTTGTTGATGCTTATTTATCTTCATGCACTTCACTCCTCATATAACGACTGGGTTTCAGGGTATTTCATTTCGTAAAAACCTAATCCAAACTGTTGCCAATTCTTCCCCAATTAATACAACTGGTTGGAGAGAAAAGCTGACAATTAGGTAGTTTTGTATCCCAACTCATCCAAATAAAAAAAGCCTTACCTATCAAGTTTTCTTCTGGCACAATGCCCCAAAAACGGCTATCTAAACTATTATCCCGATTATCTCCCAGCACAAAATACTGATTTTTTTCAATATTCCAACTGCTGATTGTTTGTGGAATAGGCGTTCTTTTTTCGGGGATGATTAAAATAGAATGCTTTTTGTCAAACAAGTGTTCTGTTAATTCTTCCGCTTTTTGTTGTGTCATATCAGCACTAGAACCCATACCAATATAAGCACCTAATGGAACTTGTAAAATAGGCTCACCATTAACATACAACATCTTGTTAATATGATGATATTCAATCTTATCACCGGGAACACCGACTACCCGTTTGATATACGGAATGGTAGGGTTTTCTGGGTAACGAAACACAACCACATCACCACGTCGTGGTTCGTTAATGTTTAATATTTTCCAGTTTAGGACAGGTAAGCGGATACCATAGGTATATTTATTCACCAGAATAAAATCACCAACCAACAAGGTAGGCATCATAGAGCCTGATGGAATTCTAAACGGTTCAACCAGAAAAGAACGTAAGACAAGCACAATGATAAAAACAGGTAGTAGTGAACGTGCTAAATCCACGAAAAAAGGGATTTGCCCAACATCTTGATAATCCCGCTCACTGGCATTTTCTGATAAGCGTGCCAACGCAGCTTTACGTTTAGGCGCGAGCAGTAATACATCATATAGCCATATTACCGTACTAACTGCAACCAATATCACTAAATAAGCAGCTAAATCCCAATTCATTTATTTTTTTCCAACGTGTAAAACAGCTAAGAAGGCATCTTGTGGAATCGAAACAGACCCTACTTGTTTCATGCGTTTCTTCCCTTCTTTCTGTTTTTCTAATAGTTTACGTTTACGACTAATGTCACCACCATAGCACTTTGCTAACACATTTTTTCGTAAGGCTTTGACGGTTTGTCGCGCAATAATCTGTGAGCCAATCGCTGCTTGTATAGCTACATCAAACATTTGGCGAGGAATCACATCTTTCATTCTTTCTACAAGGTCACGTCCTCGTGAAACACTTTGGTCACGGTGAACGACAATAGAAAGCGCATCAACTTTTTCCCCATTGATTAACACGTCTAATTTTACCAAATTCGCTTCCTGAAAACGGAGGAAGTGATAATCAAGAGAAGCATAACCACGGCTAACGGATTTTAAGCGGTCAAAAAAATCTAATACCATTTCGCTCATGGGCAATTCATACCCAAGGGAAACTTGTGAACCAGTATATAACAGCTTATTTTGCACACCACGTTTTTCAATACATAGACTGATAACATTGCCTAAAAACTCTTGTGGTAAGAGCATATTGACTTCCACAATAGGTTCTCGCATTTCTGCTACATAATTTTGTAAGGGCAATTTAGCGGGATTATCAATCATGACAATATCGCCTTTTGTCGTCACCACTTCATAAATAACGGTTGGTGCGGTTGTGATGAGGTCTAACTCATACTCTCTTTCTAACCGTTCTTGCACAATTTCCATGTGCAACATGCCTAAAAAACCACAGCGAAACCCAAAACCCAATGCCAATGAAGTTTCTGGTTCATAATGCAGTGCTGCATCATTCAATCTTAATTTAGATAATGCTTCACGAAATGCTTCATAATCAGAGGCATCAATCGGATACATACCCGCAAAAACACGCGGTTGAATGGGTTTAAAACCGGGTAATGGGACAGTGACAGGTTGCTCGATACCCGTTAGGGTGTCGCCAACAGGTGCGCCATCAATTTCTTTAATCCCCGCAACGACAAAGCCGACTTCTCCAGCACTTAAAAATTCGCAATCTAGTGGTTTAGGTGTGAAAACCCCCACTTTTTCCACTTGGCAACGTCGGCCATTAGACATTGCCATAATTTTTTGTCCTTTAGTTAAGCGTCCATCTACAACACGCACTAAAGAGACTACACCTAAATAATTATCAAACCATGAATCTATGATTAAGGCTTGCAATGGCGCATCGACACTCCCCTGTGGTGGTGGAATACGCTTTAATAATTCCTCGAGTAAATCGACAATCCCTACCCCTGTTTTAGCACTGACGCGCACGGCATTTTTTGCTTCAATACCGATAATTTCTTCAATTTGTTGAATAACCCGTTCTGGTTCGGCTGAGGGTAAATCAATTTTATTCAAGACAGGTAGGACTTCTAAGCCTTGTTCGATAGCGGTGTAACAGTTTGCAACACTTTGTGCTTCAACGCCTTGTGCAGCATCTACAACCAATAAAGCCCCTTCACAAGCGGCTAAAGAGCGGGAAACTTCATAGGAAAAATCGACATGTCCCGGCGTATCAATAAAATTTAATTGATAGGTTTGTCCATCTTGTGATTTGTAGTGCAAGGTTACGCTGTGTGCTTTAATCGTAATGCCGCGTTCGCGTTCTAAATCCATAGAATCCAGCACTTGCTCTTCCATTTCTCGGTCAGCAAGACCACCACAAGTTTGAATAAAACGGTCGGCGAGTGTGGATTTACCATGGTCAATATGGGCAATAATAGAAAAATTTCGGATGTTTTTCATGTAAAACAACGTGTTTGAGCGGTAATAAGCTAAAAATCACATGCGCTATAACGCGGTGCGATTTTTAGAAGAAAATACAATAACAATTGTGCTATCACAACTATTATGAAACGGTTATATCAGTATTCTTGATTTTTACACCAGAAAATACGCTGTATTCTAACGGATTTCACAATTCCCTGAAATATGCCTCTAAGGACTCTTCTTCTAGGAAGTAGTAACAAAGTTCCGTTTCCCCAACAGCAAGTACAGGCACACGCGTATTATACCGTTGTTTCAAGGTCACATCGTTATCAATATCGATGAGTTCTATCGTGAAAGGATAACGTTGTTGTAAAACAACTAACTCTCGTTGCATGTCTGTACAAAGATGACAACCTGCACGGGTATAAACCGTTAGCAATAGGGGTGCGTGCATAACAAAAAGTATTTGCGTTTCTCAGTTAAAAAGACCTAGCAAGTTTTTAAAACCTGCTAGGTCTTGTGTAAGCGTAAAATAGTAGTCACTGTAATAAGCGACTTATTTTATTCCTTTTTACTACCTTCTTTTTTCTCTTCCTTTGGCATTTTTAGCGCGAGGAACAGTTGTGAGCCACCCCGTTTAATCAGAATGGGGACTGCTTGCCCCGGTTGTAAACTGGCAATAATTTCTTCGCTCTGTGCGACATCTTTTATCATGGTATTCGCCATCATCAAGACAATATCATCTGCACGCACACCCGCTTCTTCAGCAACACCTTCTACCGCCTTAACCAATACACCCCCTTCAGCAAGGTCTATTTCTTTACGTTGATTATCATCAAGGTTTTCTAAGGTTAAGCCTAATTTATTACGACTAGATTTTGCCTGTCCTGTGATGTTTTTTTGTAAATCTTCTTCTGGTGGTAATTCGGCAATGGTGACTTGTAAACTCTGTTCTTTACCCGCACGGATAATTTTGGTTGTCGCCACTGTATCTAACGGGGTAATGCCAACAATGGGCGGTAAATCAGAAGAATGGTCAATTTTCTTGCCATTAAACTCGATAATAATATCGCCAACCTGAAAACCAGCCGTTGCCGCGGGGCTATTTGGCAACACTTTTGCC contains:
- a CDS encoding ATP-binding protein; this encodes MTQTPLVKKDSIELINALDHFKTTLDMTLDCVFMFHLHSFLLFYVNQGAVKLLGYSQTELLQKTVLEIQPLIKHEKFDAQIKLLLEGQQPTLKFETCYQHKQGFLIPVEVFIQFIQIDSEDGRFVAIIRDITERKQIEDSLEKALESAEQARLEAEKANRSRSAFLANMSHEIRTPLNVILGFAELLHGQTQDLHHKEYLAAIQASGHSLMRLLNDILDLSKVEAGRMVLEYTMLNPLTVFYDIGNIFSEKIKDKGLELIIEPSPALPPYLMLDEVRLRQILLNLVGNAVKFTHHGYIKIKIGCADFLSDAQKTTVTLLFSVEDTGIGIPSTQLENIFAVFEQYTEQNPQYGGSGLGLTITKRLVEMMGGRIWASSNVNQGSVFTVAIEHLTVALVHKSLAVEIENKKTIDINTICFDNQRILLVDDVKFNRDLIKIFLKETQVHFLEANNGQEAIEQARRYQPDLILMDIVMPIMDGHSAARILKEDARCAGIPIIAVTISVVENEELTLQTLYDGFLKKPLHKNMLLLELIKLLPYTLNTRIPKKNDLPATSVSQSSETNLPSASPNLSALLQTLREAKVEWDEINNTLIINNIEEFANRMQQLGQQYAYIALIEWGKSLEPVIK
- a CDS encoding IS5 family transposase (programmed frameshift); protein product: MSRRYALTDEQWSKLEPLLPGRKGHVGMTAKDNRLFIDAVLFRYRSGIPWRDLPERFGDFRVVHTRFSRWSKKGVWERVFKILSADADNEYAMIDSTIVRAHQHSSGGGADEAIGRSAGGLSTKINSVVDALGNPTLFFLTAGQASDLEGADALIPQIKANALLADKAYDADERVRDVLKQQGIEPVIPFRKNRLNPPDYDKALYKARYLIEHFFGKLKQYRAIATRYDKRARNFLSGVYLASTLILLA
- a CDS encoding energy transducer TonB is translated as MKYASDMAKSSLLIGTVILLHILAIWQLWAHGVAATVIPPTPPTIMQVSLTTLVQEQPVPKPEAVVTPPQPTIPTPVIEKVVEKPRTPEKKIIEKPRRVKKIEKPRKITPKPVEVTPPTPPIEKTIEIPVQVANSPAKEIPKTATPSVSTPTKTKTDTPTTSTPTSQPVFNAAYLNNPAPVYPLLSKRRGEQGKVRLRVNVNAEGRAEKLEVAISSGYEQLDQAALVTVKQWRFVPAKRGTEAVSAWVIVPINFQLEG
- a CDS encoding MotA/TolQ/ExbB proton channel family protein; the protein is MQTSHFGIDGFLLHVAENPLALTIGVILLFMSLLSWYLLFSKTITLIFIKARTRRFRRQFEKVDSLQALNKILRQEITHDPFSRLTLHGIQAAVHHERIAPNRANLICSHSEFITRAMRRIINKETESLKAGLSILASIASTAPFIGLLGTVLGIYGALMQISSAGSASLETVAAPVGEALIMTAIGLAVAIPAVLGYNALVRGYQAYFSELDAFAHDLYAYLNTGDKVMQQLGALPPQPLTLQEAA
- a CDS encoding ExbD/TolR family protein; its protein translation is MAFGNFDDQSEDKTMAEINIIPLVDVMLVLLILFIVTAPLLTPHAFQLELPKASTEPVKEQPKMVAITFDAAGDLFWEKEKVNIEQLTQYLHKAALQTPEPSLQLQADKSTPYEKIALLLSAIHEAGLNQVGFVTEPNQTTTP
- the era gene encoding GTPase Era, with the translated sequence METDNYRCGYVAIVGRPNVGKSTLLNHLLAQKISITSRKPQTTRHRLLGIKTEENAQIVYVDTPGIHQDKHTAMNRYLNRTALGSLDGVDLIVWLVEALVWTEEDAHVLNILESTTLPVILGVNKVDKVANKESLLPYLEEITQKRDFLEVFPLSALRGVNLTELEEKIIVQLPLSPPLFPADQVTDRSERFFVAEMIREKLVRRLGAELPYRLSVQIEHFAEEEKLTHISAIIWVEREGQKAIVIGKQGHVLKKVGEEARKDIEVMLAQKVFLQLWVKVKQGWHDDDRALRQLGYSDD
- the rnc gene encoding ribonuclease III, with protein sequence MKTDYSALYKVLNYLFRQETYLTMALTHRSASSQNNERLEFLGDSLLNYIAAEALFERFPTASEGELTRSRATLVREETLAEIAQQMNLGDYLQLGGGELKSGGWRRPSILADALEAVFGAVYLDSDMNTCRQVVLRLLQTRLDNLSPHKINKDPKTCLQEYLQAQQRPLPIYRVLTIQGDPPTQHFEVECMIDGLAVPAYGTGDSRRRAEQAAAHKALNILHGN
- a CDS encoding DUF4845 domain-containing protein encodes the protein MKINKHQQQGMGMWSLLFLLAVLGTIAWVGLKLVPLYLEGKKITMALESVRSQPDFASITKPEFFKQVTKRLEIDGINRLYNKEVQDAVIFERVPKGMRITVPYQAREPLFDKFYFLYDYEHTIEP
- the lepB gene encoding signal peptidase I — protein: MNWDLAAYLVILVAVSTVIWLYDVLLLAPKRKAALARLSENASERDYQDVGQIPFFVDLARSLLPVFIIVLVLRSFLVEPFRIPSGSMMPTLLVGDFILVNKYTYGIRLPVLNWKILNINEPRRGDVVVFRYPENPTIPYIKRVVGVPGDKIEYHHINKMLYVNGEPILQVPLGAYIGMGSSADMTQQKAEELTEHLFDKKHSILIIPEKRTPIPQTISSWNIEKNQYFVLGDNRDNSLDSRFWGIVPEENLIGKAFFIWMSWDTKLPNCQLFSPTSCINWGRIGNSLD
- the lepA gene encoding translation elongation factor 4, with amino-acid sequence MKNIRNFSIIAHIDHGKSTLADRFIQTCGGLADREMEEQVLDSMDLERERGITIKAHSVTLHYKSQDGQTYQLNFIDTPGHVDFSYEVSRSLAACEGALLVVDAAQGVEAQSVANCYTAIEQGLEVLPVLNKIDLPSAEPERVIQQIEEIIGIEAKNAVRVSAKTGVGIVDLLEELLKRIPPPQGSVDAPLQALIIDSWFDNYLGVVSLVRVVDGRLTKGQKIMAMSNGRRCQVEKVGVFTPKPLDCEFLSAGEVGFVVAGIKEIDGAPVGDTLTGIEQPVTVPLPGFKPIQPRVFAGMYPIDASDYEAFREALSKLRLNDAALHYEPETSLALGFGFRCGFLGMLHMEIVQERLEREYELDLITTAPTVIYEVVTTKGDIVMIDNPAKLPLQNYVAEMREPIVEVNMLLPQEFLGNVISLCIEKRGVQNKLLYTGSQVSLGYELPMSEMVLDFFDRLKSVSRGYASLDYHFLRFQEANLVKLDVLINGEKVDALSIVVHRDQSVSRGRDLVERMKDVIPRQMFDVAIQAAIGSQIIARQTVKALRKNVLAKCYGGDISRKRKLLEKQKEGKKRMKQVGSVSIPQDAFLAVLHVGKK
- a CDS encoding glutaredoxin family protein, which codes for MHAPLLLTVYTRAGCHLCTDMQRELVVLQQRYPFTIELIDIDNDVTLKQRYNTRVPVLAVGETELCYYFLEEESLEAYFREL